One Scophthalmus maximus strain ysfricsl-2021 chromosome 1, ASM2237912v1, whole genome shotgun sequence genomic region harbors:
- the has2 gene encoding hyaluronan synthase 2, which produces MKCQRILTYLRVFGTTMFGLSLLVGISTAYIMGYQFFTTAGNHLSFGLYGAILVVHLIIQSIFALLEHRNMRRSLETPIKLNKSLALCIAAYQEDPNYLRKCLVSVKRLTYPGIKVIMVIDGNSDDDFYMMEIFKEVMGWDKSATYVWRSNFHSRGPEETDESYAESLQQISKVVLSNKCLCIMQKWGGKREVMYTAFKALGRSVDYVQVCDSDTMLDPASSVEMVKVLEEDPMVGGVGGDVQILNKYESWISFLSSVRYWMAFNIERACQSYFGCVQCISGPLGMYRNSLLHEFLEDWYNQTFMGSHCSFGDDRHLTNRVLSLGYATKYTARSKCLTETPVTYLRWLNQQTRWSKSYFREWLYNSMWFHKHHLWMTYEAVITGFFPFFLIATAIKLFYQGRLWNILLFLLIVQAVALIKSSFASCLRGNIVMVFMSFYSVLYMSSLLPAKMFAIATINKSGWGTSGRKTVVVNFIGLIPISVWFTILFIGIIYTVILQTKKPFPESEKIILVIGAVVYASYWVMLLTLYTVLINKCGKRKKETHYDMVLDV; this is translated from the exons ATGAAGTGTCAAAGAATCCTCACCTACCTGCGGGTATTCGGGACCACCATGTTCGGCCTGTCCCTCCTGGTGGGCATCTCCACAGCCTACATCATGGGCTACCAGTTCTTCACCACAGCCGGCAACCACCTATCGTTTGGGCTGTATGGAGCCATCTTGGTTGTCCACCTCATTATCCAGAGCATCTTTGCGCTCCTAGAACACAGAAACATGCGGCGCTCATTAGAGACGCCGATCAAACTGAATAAATCCCTGGCGTTGTGCATCGCAGCGTACCAAGAGGATCCAAACTACCTGAGGAAATGCCTGGTGTCAGTGAAGAGGCTGACATACCCAGGGATCAAAGTGATCATGGTAATCGACGGGAACTCAGACGATGACTTTTACATGATGGAGATTTTTAAAGAGGTGATGGGATGGGACAAATCGGCTACCTACGTGTGGCGGAGTAACTTTCACAGCAGAGGGCCCGAGGAGACGGATGAGAGCTACGCTGAGAGCCTTCAGCAGATCTCCAAGGTGGTGCTGAGCAACAAGTGTCTGTGCATCATGCAGAAgtggggagggaagagagaggtcATGTACACAGCCTTCAAAGCACTGGGAAGGAGCGTGGACTATGTGCAG GTGTGTGACTCTGACACCATGCTAGACCCAGCCTCATCGGTGGAGATGGTGAAGGTACTAGAAGAAGACCCAATGGTTGGAGGTGTTGGAGGAGATGTACAG ATCCTAAACAAATATGAGTCGTGGATCTCCTTCTTGAGCAGTGTACGGTACTGGATGGCCTTCAACATTGAACGGGCTTGCCAATCCTACTTTGGCTGCGTGCAGTGCATCAGCGGGCCTTTAGGAATGTACCGAAACTCGCTCTTGCACGAGTTCCTGGAGGACTggtacaaccagactttcatGGGATCCCACTGTAGTTTCGGGGATGACCGCCATCTCACCAACAGAGTTCTCAGCCTTGGGTATGCCACCAAATACACGGCACGATCAAAGTGCCTCACAGAAACGCCGGTTACATACTTGCGGTGGCTCAACCAACAGACACGTTGGAGTAAGTCGTATTTCAGAGAATGGCTATATAACTCCATGTGGTTCCACAAGCATCATCTATGGATGACTTATGAGGCTGTGATCACAGGCTTCTTCCCATTTTTTCTCATTGCCACTGCTATCAAGCTCTTCTACCAAGGAAGGCTGTGGAACATTCTGTTATTTCTACTCATTGTGCAGGCAGTGGCCCTGATCAAGTCGTCATTCGCCAGCTGCCTCAGAGGTAACATTGTCATGGTGTTCATGTCGTTCTACTCCGTACTGTACATGTCAAGCCTGTTGCCAGCCAAAATGTTTGCAATAGCGACAATCAACAAGTCTGGATGGGGGACCTCTGGAAGGAAAACAGTAGTGGTGAACTTCATTGGTCTGATTCCTATATCAGTTTGGTTCACTATCCTCTTCATTGGGATTATTTACACAGTAATCCTTCAGACTAAAAAACCTTTTCCTGAATCAGAAAAGATCATTCTGGTCATAGGGGCAGTTGTCTATGCCAGTTACTGGGTCATGCTGTTGACGTTGTATACGGTCCTTATAAATAAGTGTGgtaagaggaaaaaggagacaCACTATGATATGGTGCTGGACGTATGA